ttatgtagttGATCGATTTTAAAAGGTATTAAACAAGTTCTTAGCTCGTAAAATGGATCGGGGCTCTGACCTGTACGACATTCGCGTCATTTGTTAAAATCTCTTCAAAGTACATTTCAAGCctatttcgatgatttttacacacgtttacttcgaaatataacgaattaaaatgtttttccttaGGTAATTCAAATCGTAGCGCTATTGATGGCAATACAAAACTGAGAGATCTTGGTGACTCGCCTATGGGTTatagttatataattaaagttaaaatcgattcaaaaaaGTGCTGAGAATTCGGTAAACATGGatattttatcatcaatttGTATCTTTTATCGATAGTATAAACGCTGTGAATGTAAAATTTACATAGCAAatgaaacaattattaaatcGCTATTTTACAAAGTATCTTGATTGAGAATTATTGGCTACAAATGTTTTCTGGATGGATTCTAACAATTGATGTGAATGGCGCCCAAAATGGAGCCCCTACAAATTTTTCGAGATAGGTACTTGTCTATATTGGCAGAGTAAATTCATTACGaggataatttatttaaaatattaattgtcctatttaaaatattaagtataaaattgaTTAGTGTAGTTTGCGTTTAGTTTTTAAAACCTTTGCATATAACCTGCTTATAACTTAAGTGCCTAAGTTGCATTTTTCACTGTCTTGAGTGGTTTTTAATATGAAAGTTTTTCGAAATAGATACAGTTGCCTCAGTACCACCTATTTTCGAAGTATATTGACTAAGTGTTGTTAGGCTCAAAAACAATTCTTCAATTCTTTTACAAATATGCAGTAAAAACCAATTTGGTCAAAATAATGGgcacatataaatttattaaaaaaaattcggccataAGGGTGGGGAAATTGGGTTGATATATTGTTCACTCACAGCTTTCAATGCTGAGTTGTGTATTACAAAAActcactaaaaagtataaaagatgtgcaaaaaagtaaaataatttcaacaaagaACTTCGGTCAATATTTTTCTTGTGAGCAATTACTCTTAATCATACTGGATTGCTGTGAACGCGTTTATTTGGCTGTTGATATTCCTattacaagtaaatatttttggagtcaATGATCTTAATAcctaaattcaagaaaataagtattagaCCTCTCAATAATTAAagacgataaaaaaatattttcttgcacATATAAAGTGGATCGGATcgcatttattcaaattattactGCTGATACAAAAAACATACTTTATCTTGAATGTTggccaattataaaaaaaatctttttaataaaaataaaaccgacttcaaaagaaaaacttttccaaaacaaattaatatgcactaaaaagtaaaaaaaacgaCGATAATGTAAAGTAGttaaagtttgttatttttggagtgaGAGTgagtttgttatttttggagtgaGAGTgagtttgttatttttggagtcagtatttcttttgaagttggttttctttttattaaaagttttttttattttgtgatttttagtgaatctgtagtacactaactaatttgtcactaaaaaaagaataatcgcaatctgttggcgtgatattgagtaagtggtcctcttgtcgtgcatacttaatgtaaatttaagacttttatggttttctaatggatgtcgttgtcagaactcgACTAAactgaaatgggaccacacgggaaacacTACCTTTCaaatagaatcatcaaaatcggttcacccagtcgacgaagttctgaggtaacacacataaaaaaaatacagaattgataacctcctccttttttgtttgaagtcggtaaaaaagttgtaaatgtaactaaatgtatattattttcaggACAATCAATCCTTGTATATAAGGTCAAGTTAAGAATGCAAGACATTGAATGATAATTCTTGAAGAAAAAATTGGCATTTTatcaatgatttaaaaaaatatactaactagtattaatagttaatatttacaattcaaaTTCATTCTTGTACATTTGTGTCTTTAGTGGAACAAATAGATATTCTCTattcattaaatgaatattaaggcaaaaatatgaaaatatagcTCGGTTAGGATCACAGCGAGGGTTGTAAAGTGGCAGAAGAATTTGAAACAAAGAAATTTCTGATGAGACTTCCatacattttttggaattaatctTATTtagaagacaaaaatttttgtggtcgtaggaaaaattttaatttttatggtgtTGAACTACAAACTACTTCTTTGTTGAGTGCCTTTTTTGTCAAGTAcccagttttattttattttctgtgtattaagaaaaaatccaatcaattttaagttgtcagtgcaattgaaaattttcggttccAGAACTTAAAATATGGCTATCTCATCCACGCTTAATGACCATGCGCTACCTAAGGACTATGTCTgtagcaagtttttttaatactaatagTTAGAAAAATGTGTACCAGCATGATACCTTTGTATCTTGATTAAcgcatatattttaaatttttttattaattactggGCTTTCAATTGCGTGGATCATTTGCGTAGATAACCGAAAAAGAAAGTGTGTGTATATGATATTATGTgatatagtttttgttttgaaacagtTACTATTTTGTTagtgtttcaaaaaattggaaattttattttgaatgaagtGGTCACTTTCgctaattcgaaaaaaaaagtttgtagaaaaaaaatgaaataaggtATAGCCTCAGAAATAGACTGTATAATTGTGCAATTGGTAGCATATTCCATATTACAgaagaaaaatatgaattatatagGCACAGAGACATCGCAAGTTCAGCTAAGGTGTgtgcaaaaataaaatcgtGTATAACAAGAAAAGAAATCCTACTTACTGGCAAAACAATTAGGACTCTAACTAAACTTCAAGCCACTTTTTATTGTGGATGAATGTTCATGTTTGCAATATAATTTTCCCGTAATTGTGCGTCAATTTTTAATAGTGCTTGGgtctaaaattttgacaaaattggtatgaacaatttttataaagaaataacaaattttaattatcagaGTGGGGAAATTTGTTAtggccaattttaaaatttaaagtaaaccaAAAATAGGTACATATAGGTAAACAGTTCATTTTTTACGAATTTCcatcaaaaaatacaatgttttactcaaaaacttttgttttccaAATATGAAgacacattttttgttaaaattaaaaaagtttcccaccaaaaaacttcaaattttatattaactcTTGACATCACTTTAGACGTAAGCACGTAAGCACCTTTGGAAACTAACTTTTGTACATAAAGCTACGTAAAAGATAATCTGTAGTGCAGCCATGGATATCCTCCACCGACAACCAACGAAAAGTTGTTTGGCGCCTAAATCACAGCCTAATttgcaaagttttaaaaactaaaccaGTACTATTGTCAATGATGAATGTCAATGatcttttaatatgatttaaaactatttaaaattgatagcTTTTCAATCCGAAAAACGgcattattaaattgtttatacatCGTCAGAATGGGAATTTCTTAAACTtaacatagaaaataaaaatgtttacctCAGATTTGGCACTAATaattgtaacttttttaataggTGACGGCCTATGTAATAATATCCCCGATAAAGGTGCTGTCTGTAATGAATTACGTGCTGACGAAGATGTTAATACCGATGATGGATGCTGTTGACTTTGTTGTAAttgttcttgttgttgttgctcTTGATTTGATGGTGTTGGTGTGGGTGGTGTTGTCGATGAAGGTGTTGAGGATGATGCTgtagttgttgttgttgtggttGTTGCGGTATTATTTGGTGGACAAGATGCTGGTCCTTGATTTTGTCCATTGTTTACCATTGCACTCgaatattgttgttgttttaattttaagttcttTGTTTCAttcaccatttttaatttttcaatatatttcaacatttactttaattttatgtaaaaataaggttttctgttttaaattttttgtttggacgggttcaaaaaatttttttttttggttaagcTCAACTCTATGCCAGGGTTTGTTTAATTGGCAGGCTTgtaattgtttgaatttttttaaattttttcagtcgTTTTATTGTcgattaattttagaaaaaaataatcgttTAACACCAaggaacataaaattttgttgtttattttagaCAATTAGGCTCTTAAATACTACTAAAAACatgtataaacatttaataaacatCGAAAAATTCGTTAACAACAATCATCACATTTA
This genomic interval from Chrysoperla carnea chromosome 1, inChrCarn1.1, whole genome shotgun sequence contains the following:
- the LOC123297066 gene encoding exocyst complex component 5-like: MVNETKNLKLKQQQYSSAMVNNGQNQGPASCPPNNTATTTTTTTTASSSTPSSTTPPTPTPSNQEQQQQEQLQQSQQHPSSVLTSSSARNSLQTAPLSGILLHRPSPIKKVTIISAKSEELIAATPSERNWRGILIALLVIVAVLGMIVFSIVLVSPIEEGPRVKGRRPTLQETLQLQRLANKPFNGSWISGE